In Procambarus clarkii isolate CNS0578487 chromosome 36, FALCON_Pclarkii_2.0, whole genome shotgun sequence, one DNA window encodes the following:
- the LOC138371641 gene encoding serine-rich adhesin for platelets-like: MLWIPQHPGRLSPSTAPVKVVSPSTAPVKVVSPSTAPGKVVSPSTAPGKVVSPSTPPVKVVSPSTPPVKVVSPSTAPVKVVSPSTAPVKVVSPFTAPVKVVSPSTAPVKVVSPSTAPVKVVSPSTAPVKVVSPSTAPVKVVSPFTAPVKVVSPFTAPVKVVTPFTATGKVVSPSTAPVKVVSPSTAPVKVVSPSTAPGKVVTPSTAPVKGESSTKASVKDLSSTKAPVKRESSTKAPVKDLSSTKAPVKGESSTKAPVKDLSSTKAPVKDLSSTKAPVKDLSSTKAPVKGESSTKASVKGESSTKASVKDLSSTKAPVKGESSTKVSVKGESSTKAPVKDLSSTKAPVKDLSSTKAPVKDLSSTKAPVKGESSTKAPVKGESSTKVSVKRESSTKAPVKDLSSTKASVKGESSTKAPVKRESSTKAPVKDLSSTKAPVKRESSTKALVKDESSTKAPVKDKSSTKAPVKGESSTKAPVKDLSTKAPVNNESSTKASVKDLSSTKAPVKGESSKKASVKDLSSTKAPVKGESSTKAPVKGESSTKASVKDLSSTKAPVKDLSSTKAPVKGESSTKAPVKDLSSTKAPVKGESSTKAPVKGESSTKTSVKGESSTKAPVKGESSTKASVKDLLSTKAPVKDESSTKPPVKDLSSTKVSVKRESSTKASVKDLSSTKAPVKGESSTKAPVKGESSTKASVKGESSTKAPVKGESSTKVSVKRESSTKAPAKDLSSTKAPVKGESSTKAPVKDESSTKAPVKDLSSTKASVKDLSSTKTPVKGESSTKAPVKGESSTKVSVKRESSTKAPAKDLSSTKAPVKGKSSTKAPVKDESSTKAPVKGESSTKEPVKDVSLTKAPVKGKSSTKVPVKGESSTKEPVKDVSSTKAPVKGESSTKAPVKVKSSTKAPVKGESSTKAPVKGESSTKEPGKHTSPSRSEMSKLLNKSDEEPLAQENPLSPLGAPEGDLHWTEAHIKMENSRSPLMTGPPSFFIDTQTLSKILQTICTGPLPDLASGVNNIPSAKPMVVVHSDGLTFLPEYMPQSSTTLCSATRTQDWSTVTVQQPSTTDINCLAEETNNSIITKVVLPKNENPQRQCETTEAPHHIASLQDAVKLNRKRSKFQKSRCAKKCKCVVSAGEACDEGEPVVENTHHHRLDHNNSHSCVHLEKQCDEVDGGTLTLEDKMENKTHLVDSYDSGHELPNVPSMKPSRDVPVGVAQPLVTEQVKALTHLLVGSSDPPTGSVKATEPSFMSRDSPTCSTKPLNIDSELTSTGSQVVLENVDMAPSVSPTKHARKMSNLYKVIESVARGHPLSSASHHSPSGTKETITTVHEEKKRVNKTLKRSRVMKTDKEFIPRLDENMCGKDNISQKMLSLNEKTLVSKTPKRSRVMKTDKECIPCLIENINGKDNIRDSQETLVSIEERIKLRRLKHSARCRKRNLARAFSLPHSDTDKDEISTISSTFSSLDSGVEDDSGSMIDATLLQKAQPGVFMESEHIAEMHVNLAPLSRKRVSRYRVKRKNCSDGLVNSLIKKLKLEKVKYGLPSPMIKSDLSARSVPGRTTHNNCVGEAGENGVREEGSEEGHTRVNTDSAKASSVLPHLPLLSRKLKYMTAVDISAETPQIIDKPPGARDLLDPSKDESITPEDCVMKPNLETLNICADVAFTSQSLPLFMESNHESVIQSELNSLNMNIGTDKFSDNFSSNSSERSWDEMSVSAEVGSADTAAGVSAGIGSAGVVSADTAAGVSAGVGSAAAGVSVRIGSAAAGVSVGIGSAAAGVSVGIGSAAAGVSVGIGSAAAGVSVGIGSAAAGVSVGIGSAAAGVSVGIGSAAAGVSVGIGSAAAGVSAGVESAAAGVSAGVENAAAGVSAGVESAAAGVSAGVGSAAAGVSAGVGSAAAGVSAGVGSAAAGVSAGAGSAAAGVSAGVGSAAAGVSAGVGSAAAGVSAGVGSAAAGVSGGTQVIGNARQPLTPHSYSPTELFDSSNTDSDLDDFDIFQSFKPFTGAKDETWHHLAESGERKTNQHHTDDSRQLVQDKSDKLSCLSVKRLRKTQKLQDLIVNKKEKVGCNSRKWNKCIGRKGKGVTSHLRTSTVKTSEPNINFLERESRPNKVKPQHIHIHINKYKNLRAKNNINFRGCTREL; encoded by the coding sequence ATGCTTTGGATACCACAGCACCCGGGAAGGTTGTCACCATCCACAGCACCTGTGAAGGTTGTGTCACCATCCACAGCACCTGTGAAGGTTGTGTCACCATCCACAGCACCCGGGAAGGTTGTGTCACCATCCACAGCACCCGGGAAGGTTGtgtcaccatccacaccacctgtGAAGGTTGtgtcaccatccacaccacctgtGAAGGTTGTGTCACCATCCACAGCACCTGTGAAGGTTGTGTCACCATCCACAGCACCTGTGAAGGTTGTGTCACCATTCACAGCACCTGTGAAGGTTGTGTCACCATCCACAGCACCTGTGAAGGTTGTGTCACCATCCACAGCACCTGTGAAGGTTGTGTCACCATCCACAGCACCTGTGAAGGTTGTGTCACCATCCACAGCACCTGTGAAGGTTGTGTCACCATTCACAGCACCTGTGAAGGTTGTGTCACCATTCACAGCACCTGTGAAGGTTGTGACACCATTCACAGCAACCGGGAAGGTTGTGTCACCATCCACAGCACCTGTGAAGGTTGTGTCACCATCCACAGCACCTGTGAAGGTTGTGTCACCATCCACAGCACCCGGGAAGGTTGTGACACCATCCACGGCACCTGTGAAGGGTGAGTCATCAACCAAGGCATCAGTGAAGGACTTGTCATCAACCAAGGCACCAGTGAAGAGAGAGTCATCAACCAAGGCACCAGTGAAGGACTTGTCATCAACTAAGGCACCAGTGAAGGGCGAGTCATCAACCAAGGCACCAGTGAAGGACTTGTCATCAACCAAGGCACCAGTGAAGGACTTGTCATCAACCAAGGCACCAGTGAAGGACTTGTCATCAACTAAGGCACCAGTGAAGGGCGAGTCATCAACCAAGGCATCAGTGAAGGGAGAGTCATCAACCAAGGCATCAGTGAAGGACTTGTCATCAACTAAGGCACCAGTGAAGGGCGAGTCATCAACCAAGGTATCAGTGAAGGGAGAGTCATCAACCAAGGCACCAGTGAAGGACTTGTCATCAACCAAGGCACCAGTGAAGGACTTGTCATCAACCAAGGCACCAGTGAAGGACTTGTCATCAACCAAGGCACCAGTGAAGGGCGAGTCATCAACCAAGGCACCAGTGAAGGGCGAGTCATCAACCAAGGTATCAGTGAAGAGAGAGTCATCAACCAAGGCACCAGTGAAGGACTTATCATCAACCAAGGCATCAGTGAAGGGCGAGTCATCAACCAAGGCACCAGTGAAGAGAGAGTCATCAACCAAGGCACCAGTGAAGGACTTGTCATCAACCAAGGCACCAGTGAAGAGAGAGTCATCAACCAAGGCATTAGTGAAGGACGAGTCATCAACCAAGGCACCAGTGAAGGACAAGTCATCAACCAAGGCACCAGTGAAGGGTGAATCATCAACCAAGGCCCCAGTGAAGGACTTATCAACCAAGGCACCAGTGAATAACGAGTCATCAACCAAGGCATCAGTGAAGGATTTGTCATCAACCAAGGCACCAGTGAAGGGAGAGTCATCAAAGAAGGCATCAGTGAAGGACTTGTCATCAACCAAGGCACCAGTGAAGGGTGAGTCATCAACCAAGGCACCAGTGAAGGGCGAGTCATCAACCAAGGCATCAGTGAAGGACTTGTCATCAACCAAGGCACCAGTGAAGGACTTGTCATCAACCAAGGCACCAGTGAAGGGTGAGTCATCAACCAAGGCACCAGTGAAGGACTTGTCATCAACCAAGGCACCAGTGAAGGGCGAGTCATCAACCAAGGCACCAGTGAAGGGAGAGTCATCAACCAAGACATCAGTGAAGGGCGAGTCATCAACCAAGGCACCAGTGAAGGGCGAGTCATCAACCAAGGCATCAGTGAAGGACTTGTTATCAACCAAGGCACCAGTGAAGGACGAGTCATCAACCAAGCCACCTGTGAAGGATTTGTCATCAACCAAGGTATCAGTGAAGAGAGAGTCATCAACCAAGGCATCAGTGAAGGACTTGTCATCAACCAAGGCACCAGTGAAGGGCGAGTCATCAACCAAGGCACCAGTGAAGGGAGAGTCATCAACCAAGGCATCAGTGAAGGGCGAGTCATCAACCAAGGCACCAGTGAAGGGCGAGTCATCAACCAAGGTATCAGTGAAGAGAGAGTCATCAACCAAGGCACCAGCGAAGGACTTGTCATCAACAAAGGCACCAGTGAAGGGCGAGTCATCAACCAAGGCACCAGTGAAGGACGAGTCATCAACCAAGGCACCAGTGAAGGACTTGTCATCAACCAAGGCATCAGTGAAGGACTTGTCATCAACCAAGACACCAGTGAAGGGCGAGTCATCAACCAAGGCACCAGTGAAGGGCGAGTCATCAACCAAGGTATCAGTGAAGAGAGAGTCATCAACCAAGGCACCAGCGAAGGACTTGTCATCAACAAAGGCACCAGTGAAGGGAAAGTCATCAACCAAGGCACCAGTGAAGGACGAGTCATCAACCAAGGCACCAGTGAAGGGCGAGTCATCAACCAAGGAACCAGTGAAGGACGTATCATTAACCAAGGCaccagtgaagggcaagtcatcaACCAAGGTACCAGTGAAGGGTGAGTCATCAACCAAGGAACCAGTGAAGGACGTATCATCAACCAAGGCCCCAGTGAAGGGCGAGTCATCAACCAAGGCACCTGTGAAGGTCAAGTCATCAACCAAGGCCCCAGTGAAGGGCGAGTCATCAACCAAGGCACCAGTGAAGGGCGAGTCATCAACCAAGGAACCAGGGAAACATACATCACCCAGCAGGTCAGAGATGAGCAAATTACTCAACAAATCCGATGAAGAACCTCTCGCTCAGGAGAACCCCCTGTCTCCCCTGGGGGCTCCTGAAGGTGACCTCCACTGGACGGAGGCTCATATCAAAATGGAGAACAGTAGGTCACCTTTGATGACAGGTCCACCCAGTTTCTTTATTGATACCCAAACCCTAAGTAAAATTTTGCAAACTATTTGCACAGGACCGTTGCCTGATTTAGCGTCTGGGGTGAATAACATTCCGTCGGCAAAACCCATGGTAGTGGTGCACTCTGATGGCCTCACTTTCCTGCCAGAGTACATGCCGCAGAGCAGTACCACCCTGTGCTCTGCAACACGCACTCAAGACTGGAGTACAGTTACTGTACAACAACCTTCCACAACGGACATCAACTGCCTCGCTGAGGAGACGAACAACTCAATAATTACCAAGGTTGTGTTACCCAAAAACGAGAATCCTCAGAGGCAATGCGAGACTACTGAAGCCCCACATCATATTGCATCTCTGCAAGACGCAGTCAAGTTAAACAGGAAAAGAAGTAAGTTTCAGAAGAGTAGATGTGCAAAGAAATGTAAATGTGTTGTGAGTGCGGGCGAGGCATGTGATGAGGGAGAGCCAGTAGTGgagaacacacaccaccacaggctCGACCATAATAACTCACACAGCTGTGTTCACTTAGAGAAACAATGTGATGAAGTTGATGGCGGAACTCTCACACTTGAGGACAAAATGGAGAATAAAACACACCTCGTCGATAGTTATGATTCAGGCCATGAGCTGCCAAACGTTCCGTCGATGAAGCCATCAAGAGACGTGCCTGTGGGCGTAGCTCAGCCTCTTGTAACAGAACAAGTGAAAGCTCTCACACATTTACTGGTGGGATCTTCAGACCCACCGACGGGGTCTGTGAAGGCTACTGAACCTTCCTTCATGTCGAGAGACTCACCCACGTGTTCTACAAAACCTCTTAATATAGACTCTGAACTTACATCAACTGGCTCACAGGTGGTTCTTGAAAATGTTGACATGGCGCCTTCAGTGTCACCAACTAAGCATGCGCGCAAAATGAGCAATTTATATAAAGTTATTGAGAGTGTTGCCCGAGGTCACCCACTGTCTAGTGCTTCACACCACAGCCCTTCTGGGACTAAAGAAACTATCACAACTGTACACGAAGAAAAAAAACGGGTCAATAAAACTCTGAAAAGATCAAGAGTAATGAAGACAGATAAAGAATTTATACCACGTCTTGATGAAAATATGTGTGGTAAGGATAACATcagtcaaaagatgttatcattaaatgaaaaaACACTGGTCAGTAAAACTCCGAAAAGATCAAGAGTAATGAAGACAGATAAAGAATGTATACCATGCCTTATTGAAAATATTAATGGTAAGGATAATATCAGAGACTCGCAAGAAACACTTGTATCAATAGAAGAACGAATCAAGCTTCGTAGACTGAAACATTCCGCAAGGTGCAGGAAAAGGAATCTGGCTCGTGCCTTTTCCTTACCTCACAGTGATACTGACAAGGATGAAATTAGTACCATTTCCAGTACGTTTTCGTCACTTGATTCAGGTGTGGAGGATGATTCAGGCAGTATGATTGATGCCACATTATTGCAAAAAGCACAACCAGGTGTTTTTATGGAGAGTGAACATATTGCAGAGATGCACGTCAACCTTGCACCGCTGAGCCGTAAGAGAGTGTCACGTTACAGAGTCAAGAGAAAAAACTGCAGCGATGGACTTGTAAATTCTCTTATCAAAAAATTGAAATTAGAAAAGGTTAAATATGGTCTTCCATCTCCAATGATCAAATCTGACTTAAGTGCACGGAGTGTTCCAGGACGAACAACACACAATAATTGTGTTGGCGAGGCAGGTGAAAATGGTGTTAGAGAAGAAGGCAGCGAGGAAGGTCACACTCGCGTCAACACTGACTCAGCCAAGGCAAGCAGTGTCCTGCCTCACCTTCCACTGCTATCACGCAAGTTGAAATATATGACAGCAGTTGATATCTCGGCAGAAACACCACAGATTATAGATAAGCCACCAGGTGCTCGTGACTTGCTTGATCCTTCTAAAGACGAGTCCATTACTCCTGAAGATTGCGTCATGAAACCAAACTTAGAAACGCTAAATATTTGTGCAGACGTTGCTTTCACATCTCAGTCCCTTCCGTTGTTCATGGAGTCAAATCATGAATCGGTAATTCAATCAGAATTAAATTCGCTAAATATGAATATAGGCACAGATAAATTTAGTGACAACTTTAGTAGCAATTCGAGTGAGAGGAGCTGGGATGAGATGAGTGTGAGTGCGGAGGTTGGGAGTGCAGACACAGCAGCTGGGGTGAGTGCGGGGATTGGGAGTGCAGGGGTTGTGAGTGCAGACACAGCAGCTGGGGTGAGTGCAGGGGTAGGGAGTGCAGCAGCTGGGGTGAGTGTGAGGATTGGGAGTGCAGCAGCTGGGGTGAGTGTGGGGATTGGGAGTGCAGCAGCTGGGGTGAGTGTGGGGATTGGGAGTGCAGCAGCTGGGGTGAGTGTGGGGATTGGGAGTGCAGCAGCTGGGGTGAGTGTGGGGATTGGGAGTGCAGCAGCTGGGGTGAGTGTGGGGATTGGGAGTGCAGCAGCTGGGGTGAGTGTGGGGATTGGGAGTGCAGCAGCTGGGGTGAGTGTGGGGATTGGGAGTGCCGCAGCTGGGGTGAGTGCGGGGGTTGAGAGTGCAGCAGCTGGGGTGAGTGCGGGGGTTGAGAATGCAGCAGCTGGGGTGAGTGCGGGGGTTGAGAGTGCAGCAGCTGGGGTGAGTGCGGGGGTTGGGAGTGCAGCAGCTGGGGTGAGTGCGGGGGTTGGGAGTGCAGCAGCTGGGGTGAGTGCGGGGGTTGGGAGTGCAGCAGCTGGGGTGAGTGCGGGGGCTGGGAGTGCAGCAGCTGGGGTGAGTGCGGGGGTTGGGAGTGCAGCAGCTGGGGTGAGTGCGGGGGTTGGGAGTGCAGCAGCTGGGGTGAGTGCGGGGGTTGGGAGTGCAGCAGCTGGTGTGAGTGGAGGCACTCAGGTCATCGGAAACGCTCGTCAGCCTCTCACTCCTCACAGTTACTCTCCCACAGAACTGTTTGACTCATCCAATACTGATTCTGATCTGGACGATTTTGACATATTCCAATCTTTCAAACCATTTACTGGAGCCAAAGATGAAACTTGGCATCACCTTGCGGAGAGTGGAGAGCGGAAGACGAACCAGCACCACACGGACGACAGCAGACAACTTGTGCAAGATAAGAGTGATAAACTCAGTTGTCTGTCAGTCAAGAGGTTAAGAAAGACACAAAAGCTGCAAGACCTAATTGTGAATAAGAAGGAGAAAGTTGGTTGTAACTCAAGAAAGTGGAATAAATGTATTGGTAGAAAAGGTAAAGGAGTAACTTCACACTTGAGGACAAGTACAGTGAAGACATCTGAGCCAAATATCAACTTCCTTGAGAGAGAGAGTCGGCCAAACAAGGTCAAACCTCAACATATACACattcatataaataaatataaaaatctaCGGGCCAAAAACAACATTAATTTCAGAGGATGCACAAGAGAATTGTAA